The Cucumis melo cultivar AY chromosome 6, USDA_Cmelo_AY_1.0, whole genome shotgun sequence genome includes a region encoding these proteins:
- the LOC103483493 gene encoding uncharacterized protein LOC103483493, whose amino-acid sequence MNNERPPIRVFGQRSISSSFLSRSSNPFKSSNDDSQSKLAKKNSQLSLSDFLDRKLPETSVPQRTVKGKSTPFSSLQGPRNSNNAPIAIDCGTDSQTESAISKVLFEQFKRSEPSQCEYLVSGSASERDIFNTDDILESRKRKKSNEGFISTTPCESQTRKMNVVVIGGDPRPEQKGMQPIPIARNKKPKPLYNHYASGSGWWDSNMEGVDSEEVGLGEVWEGVGSTTLGGIEWH is encoded by the exons ATGAACAACGAACGTCCTCCGATTAGGGTTTTCGGCCAGCGCTCAATTTCATCGTCTTTCCTCTCCCGTTCTTCAAATCC TTTCAAGAGTTCGAACGATGATTCGCAAAGCAAATTGGCGAAGAAGAATTCGCAGCTGTCGCTCTCAGATTTTCTCGATCGGAAACTGCCGGAGACTTCCGTTCCACAGAGGACGGTGAAG GGGAAGTCCACGCCCTTCTCCTCGTTGCAGGGTCCAAGGAATTCGAATAATGCACCTATTGCAATTGACTGTGGGACGGATTCCCAGACCGAATCGGCTATTTCAAAGGTGCTTTTTGAACAGTTCAAGCGTTCTGAACCAAGCCAATGTGAATATTTAGTTTCAGGCAGTGCAAGTgaaagagatatcttcaatacTGATGATATATTAGAAtcgagaaaaagaaagaaatcaaatgaaGGCTTTATTTCTACCACCCCAT GTGAGAGCCAAACGAGGAAGATGAATGTGGTAGTTATAGGAGGCGACCCGAGACCCGAGCAAAAAGGGATGCAGCCGATTCCTATTGCTAGAAACAAAAAGCCAAAACCTCTCTACAATCACT ATGCAAGTGGCTCCGGCTGGTGGGACAGCAACATGGAGGGTGTTGATAGTGAAGAGGTTGGCCTTGGTGAAGTATGGGAAGGAGTTGGGTCCACCACACTTGGAGGAATAGAGTGGCATTGA
- the LOC103483492 gene encoding putative F-box protein PP2-B12: MDINQLPAECISSILAFTSPKDACRSAVVSPAFKYAADSDALWTTFLPSDYRQIISQASSSSTSSFLDSLPKKDLYFHLCDHLLFIGSGNSSFVLEKESGRKCYMIGARDLDIIWGNSPQYWTWKSFPTSRYPEVAGLQVVWWP, encoded by the exons ATGGACATCAACCAGCTACCGGCGGAGTGCATTTCTTCCATTTTGGCCTTCACATCACCGAAGGACGCTTGCAGATCCGCCGTCGTGTCGCCGGCTTTCAAATACGCCGCCGATTCCGACGCTCTTTGGACCACTTTTCTGCCGTCCGATTACCGGCAGATTATTTCTCAGGCTTCGTCTTCATCTACGTCGTCGTTTCTGGATTCCTTGCCCAAAAAGGATCTCTACTTCCATCTCTGCGATCATTTGCTTTTCATTGGCTCTGGAAATTCG AGTTTTGTGTTGGAGAAAGAGAGTGGGAGGAAATGTTATATGATAGGAGCAAGAGATCTGGACATTATTTGGGGGAATTCACCCCAATATTGGACTTGGAAATCCTTTCCTACATCAAG GTATCCTGAAGTTGCTGGGTTACAAGTGGTGTGGTGGCCTTGA
- the LOC103483490 gene encoding protein disulfide isomerase pTAC5, chloroplastic — translation MGYVSFCLADVWISRQLLHAKRVVSNGQYEIFPIGKISSQSLYVLPFPLFLLPQSLRFLCCISMSSSITLPLNPSLLLTPRALSLSVFSSLKLSSSRSLSSSLICRSLNPASNDREELRWIREEQRWFREEERWIREEQRWARERQLLLQEIAELKLQIQALERRNSVQGGTISVSETIANIAGLLQVLKEKNLIAESGPTVSRILLDESSREEDVEIEKKTIVEEVVKFSEESKAEKEVKKERKSLRVGSEGAEVLAMQEALLGLGFYCGEEDMEFSSFSSGTERAVKTWQSASGFREDGIMTTELLEILFKEKVTESVGSDAKTDEKGNIPTDQRGSENGTVINSITEIQEIQKTIVKEGSAGLDLSEQRVFLIGENRWEDPTRLHSSNGKASDGKTKVISTNCLTCRGEGRLLCTECDGTGEPNIEPQFLEWVDEGMKCPYCEGVGYITCDVCEGKTVA, via the exons ATGGGCTATGTGAGCTTTTGTTTGGCTGATGTTTGGATTTCCCGCCAGTTGCTTCACGCAAAACGTGTGGTTTCAAATGGGCAGTATGAGATTTTCCCCATCGGAAAAATATCTTCTCAAAGTCTCTACGTTCTTCCATTTCCCCTCTTTCTTCTTCCACAATCCCTTCGATTTCTGTGCTGCATTTCAATGTCTTCTTCCATAACTCTTCCTCTCAATCCTTCTCTTCTTCTCACTCCTCGCGCCCTCTCTCTCTCAGTTTTCTCATCTCTCAAGCTCTCATCATCTCGTTCTCTTTCCAGTTCCCTCATTTGTCGTTCTCTCAATCCTGCTAGCAACGACCGCGAAGAGCTCCGATGGATACGCGAGGAGCAGCGCTGGTTTCGCGAAGAGGAGCGGTGGATCCGCGAAGAGCAGCGTTGGGCCAGAGAACGCCAGTTGCTTCTGCAGGAAATTGCTGAACTTAAGCTGCAAATTCAAGCGTTAGAACGCCGAAATTCCGTTCAAGGAGGAACAATTTCGGTATCGGAAACTATTGCGAATATCGCTGGCCTGTTGCAGGTCTTGAAAGAGAAGAATCTGATCGCCGAGAGCGGACCGACAGTGAGTCGCATTTTGTTGGATGAGAGTAGTCGTGAAGAGGATGTGGAGATAGAAAAGAAGACGATTGTTGAAGAAGTCGTCAAGTTTTCCGAAGAAAGTAAGGCGGAGAAAGAGGTGAAGAAGGAGAGAAAGTCTTTGAGAGTTGGTTCAGAAGGAGCGGAAGTCCTAGCGATGCAG GAAGCATTGCTGGGGCTAGGATTTTACTGCGGTGAAGAAGACATGGAATTTTCAAGTTTCTCCAGTGGAACTGAGCGTGCTGTTAAGACTTGGCAG TCCGCTTCAGGTTTCCGTGAAGATGGTATAATGACTACAGAGCTTCTTGAGATTTTATTCAAGGAGAAAGTAACTGAGAGTGTTGGATCAGATGCCAAAACAGATGAAAAAGGGAATATTCCAACAGATCAGAGA GGAAGTGAAAATGGAACTGTTATTAATTCAATAACTGAAATACAAGAGATTCAGAAGACAATAGTAAAAGAAGGTAGTGCAGGTCTTGATCTTTCCGAACAGCGAGTTTTTCTCATAGGAGAGAACCGATGGGAAGACCCCACACGACTTCATAGTTCTAATGGAAAAGCTTCTGATGGAAAAACCAAAGTCATATCTACCAATTGTCTGACTTGTCGTGGGGAGGGTCGTCTGTTATGCACAG AATGCGATGGGACCGGTGAGCCAAATATTGAACCACAG TTTCTGGAATGGGTAGATGAAGGAATGAAATGTCCATATTGCGAAGGCGTTGGATATATAACATGCGACGTATGCGAAGGGAAGACAGTGGCATAG
- the LOC103483491 gene encoding glutathione reductase, cytosolic: MSRKMLIDGEQCHQAEAEEHYDFDLFVIGAGSGGVRASRFSASHGAKVGICELPFDPISSEVVGGIGGTCVIRGCVPKKILVYGASFGPELQDARSFGWDVNEKVDFDWKKLLQKKTDEIVRLNGIYKRLLTNSGVKMYEGEGKIVGPHEVEVTQLDGTKICYSAKHILIATGSRAVIPDIPGKEFGITSDEALSLEELPKRVVVLGGGYIAVEFASIWNGMGAKVDLCFRRELPLRGFDDEMRAVVARNLEARGINMHPRTNLTELIKTENGIKVITDHGEELLADAVLFATGRAPNSKRLNLNAVGVEVDKHGAVKVDEYSRTTVPSIWAIGDVTNRMNLTPVALMEGSYFANTVFGGEPTKPDYNFVPYAVFCIPPLSVVGQSEEEAVEKAKGDILVYTSSFNPMKNTISGRQEKTVMKLVVDGDTQKVLGASMCGPDAPEIMQGIAVALKCGATKKQFDSTVGIHPSAAEEFVTMRSITRRIEAGSKLKTNL, encoded by the exons ATGTCAAGGAAGATGCTCATAGACGGTGAACAGTGCCACCAGGCTGAAGCGGAGGAACACTACGACTTTGATTTATTCGTTATTGGAGCAGGGAGTGGTGGTGTTCGTGCTAGTAGATTTTCAGCTAGTCATGGAGCAAAG GTTGGCATCTGTGAACTTCCATTCGATCCAATCAGCTCAGAAGTAGTTGGAGGAATTGGTGGAAC GTGTGTCATTCGTGGCTGTGTTCCCAAAAAGATTCTAGTCTATGGGGCATCGTTTGGTCCTGAGCTTCAG GATGCTCGAAGTTTTGGTTGGGATGTGAATGAGAAAGTGGATTTTGATTGGAAGAAACTTCTACAAAAGAAG ACAGATGAGATAGTCCGATTAAATGGAATTTACAAGCGTTTACTGACTAATTCGGGAGTAAAAATGTATGAAGGAGAGGGAAAGATTGTAGGTCCACACGAAGTTGAGGTGACACAACTTGATGgtaccaaaatatgttattcaGCAAAGCACATACTGATTGCAACTGGCAGTAGAGCGGTCATTCCTGATATTCCTGGGAAG GAATTTGGGATAACATCTGATGAGGCTTTGAGTTTAGAGGAATTGCCTAAGCGTGTTGTGGTGCTTGGAGGAGG GTACATTGCCGTTGAATTTGCTTCGATCTGGAATGGTATGGGTGCCAAAGTTGACCTATGTTTTAGAAGGGAACTTCCACTGAG AGGTTTCGATGATGAAATGAGAGCAGTGGTTGCAAGGAACCTGGAAGCCAGAGGAATTAATATGCACCCAAGAACAAATTTGACAGAA TTGATAAAAACAGAGAACGGAATAAAAGTTATCACAGATCATGGCGAGGAGTTGTTGGCAGATGCTGTGTTGTTTGCGACTG GTCGTGCTCCTAATTCAAAAAGATTAAATTTGAATGCAGTTGGTGTCGAAGTTGATAAACATGGTGCTGTGAAG GTTGATGAGTATTCACGAACGACTGTACCTAGTATATGGGCTATTGGAGATGTTACTAATCGAATGAATCTTACACCTGTGGCTTTAATGGAGGGATCGTACTTTGCT aaCACTGTTTTTGGTGGTGAACCTACCAAACCAGACTACAATTTTGTGCCCTATGCTGTATTCTG CATACCGCCTCTCTCTGTTGTGGGCCAAAGTGAAGAAGAAGCTGTAGAGAAAGCGAAGGGTGACATTCTGGTGTACACGTCTTCGTTCAATCCAATGAAGAATACTATCTCTGG CCGACAAGAGAAGACGGTAATGAAGCTTGTGGTTGATGGTGACACACAAAAGGTCCTTGGCGCATCCATGTGTGGGCCTGATGCTCCTGAGATTATGCAG GGAATTGCCGTCGCTCTTAAATGTGGAGCAACTAAGAAACAGTTTGACAGCACT GTTGGAATACACCCATCTGCTGCAGAGGAGTTTGTAACGATGCGAAGTATTACTAGGCGGATTGAAGCAGGTAGCAAATTGAAAACAAACCTGTAA